In Caulobacter segnis ATCC 21756, the sequence CAGGTTGACCTTAGCGATCTCGGCCGCGGCGATCAGATGGAAGACCGGCGCGAAGACATGCCCCAGCGCGACGCCGGCGACGATGCAAAGCCCCACCCACACGGTGAGGTAACGTTCAAAGATGGACATCCAGGATCCTGGTCGGGCGGCGGAAGACTAGGCGGCGCTCTCGTCGGGGGCGACCGACTTGCCGATCTCGTCGAGGCGCTTTTGCAGCGACAGGCGGTCGAGCGAAGCCATCGGCAAGGCGCAAAAGAGCGTGATGCGGCTGTTGAGCTGGCGATAGGCCTCGGCGAAGGCCAGGGCGATCTCGGCCTCCGAACCGCCGGCGTCGCCGGGGTTGGGGATCCCCCAATGGGCGCTCATCGGCTGGCCGGGCCAGATCGGGCAGACCTCGCCGGCGGCGTTGTCGCAGACGGTGAACACGAAATCGAGCTCGGGGGCGCCCGGATTGCTCTCCAGCGAGAACTCTTCCCAGCCCTTGGAGCGCAAGTCATCGGTCTTGTAGTTCAGGCGCTTAAGGAGGCTGATGGCGTGCGGATTGACCTCGCCACTGGCCATGGAGCCGGCGGAATAGGCGACGAAGCGCCCGGCCCCGACCCGGTTCATGATGCACTCAGCCATAATCGATCGCGCCGAATTATGGGTGCAGAGGAAGAGCACATTGTAGGGGCGGGTCTGGGCGGTCATGGCGTCGTCTCCAGGGGCGCAAGGCAGGTCCCGTCGCAGTCGGCGGCGCGGGCCAGGATGTCGCTGAGCGGGGCGCAGACCTCCGGGGCGCCGCCGCAGCAGTCGTCCATCAGGAAGGCCAGAAGCTGCGTCATCGCGCCATAGCGGGCGGTGTAGATGATCGAGCGGCCCTCGCGCCGCGAGTCGATCAAGCCGGCGTGGCTGAGGATATTGAGCCCCGAGGACAGGGTGTTGGGGATGATGCCGGTGGTGCGGGCGATCTCGCCGGCGGCCATGCCGCCCTGCCCGGTTTTGACCAGCAGGCGGAAGATGGCCAGGCGCCCTTCGTGGGCCAGGGCGCTGAGCGCGGTGACGGCGGCTTTCGATTCCATAATTCGAACATACTCGAATAATAAGAAAGTTCAATGACACGCCCGCCTTAGTCGGAGCGATCAAACGGTCTTAGACGGTCTCTGCCCAACGGGTCGA encodes:
- a CDS encoding arsenate reductase ArsC, translating into MTAQTRPYNVLFLCTHNSARSIMAECIMNRVGAGRFVAYSAGSMASGEVNPHAISLLKRLNYKTDDLRSKGWEEFSLESNPGAPELDFVFTVCDNAAGEVCPIWPGQPMSAHWGIPNPGDAGGSEAEIALAFAEAYRQLNSRITLFCALPMASLDRLSLQKRLDEIGKSVAPDESAA
- a CDS encoding ArsR/SmtB family transcription factor; protein product: MESKAAVTALSALAHEGRLAIFRLLVKTGQGGMAAGEIARTTGIIPNTLSSGLNILSHAGLIDSRREGRSIIYTARYGAMTQLLAFLMDDCCGGAPEVCAPLSDILARAADCDGTCLAPLETTP